cttaatttattaatttcctaatttccgaatttccgaatatccgaatttcctaattttgtaattttttaaatgttaaattttttaatttcttaatttcccaatttccaaatttcctaatttcctaattttctaatttcctattttctaatttctaaatttcctaatttccgaatttccgaatttttcttatttccgaatttcctaatatcctaatttcctaatttcctaatttcctaatttccttatttccttatttcctaatttcctaattgtccaatttcctaatttcctaatttcctaatttccttatttccttatttcctaatttcctaatagcccaatttcctaatttcctaattttctaatttccttatttcctaatttcctaattgcccaatttcctaatttccttatttcctaatttcctaattgcccaatttcctaatatcctaatttcctaatctcctaatttcctaatttcctaatttcataatttcctaatttcctaattttctaattttctaatttctaaatttcctaatttccgaatttccgaattgcctaatttccaaatttcctaatttcctgatttcctcatttcctaatttcttaatttcctaatttcctaatttcctaattttcttatttcctaatttcctaattgcccaatttccttatttcctaatttccttatttcctaatttttctaattgcccaatttccttatttcctaattttctaatttctaaatttccttatttccgaatttccgaatttttctaatttccgaatttccgaatttcctaatatcctaatttcctaaattcctgttttcctaatttcctaatttcctaatttcctaatttcccaatttcccaatttcctaatttcctaatttcctaatttcctaatttcctaattgcccaatttcctaatttcctaatttcctaattgcccaatttccttatttcctaattgccttatttccttatttcctaatttcctaatttcctaatctcctaatttcctaatttcctaatctcctaatttcctaatttcctaattgcctaatttcctaatttccttatttcctaatttcttaatttccttatttcctaatttcctaatttcctaatttcctaatttcctaatttcctaattgcccaatttcctaatttcctaatttcctaatttcctaattgcccaatttccttatttcctaattgccttatttccttatttcctaatttcctaatttcctaatctcctaatttcctaatttcctaatctcctaatttcctaatttcctaattgcctaatttcctaatttccttatttcctaatttcttaatttccttatttcctaatttcctaattttctaatttcctaattgccttatttcctaatttcctaatttcctaattgcctaatttcctaatttccttatttcctaatttcttaatttcctaattgcctaatttccaaatttactaatttcctgatttccgaatttcctaatttcctaatttcctaatttcctaattccctaatttcctaatttcttaatttcctaatttcctaatttcctaatttcctaatttccgaatttccgaatttcctaatttccgaatttccgaatttccaaacaaaattatatgaacatttGTAATAATCAGCAgcattcaaatttgcaaattctattaaaaaaaaaaacacacacacacacaggcacCGTGCCAATAAACGTCAAACGCTACTTtctgtttctattatttttcagTTGCGTACCACTCAACAAAATTCTTTTCGTGACCTTTTCCTTGACCGTTGTTTGGACGTTCACCGTTGAGCATCAACACACAACTTACCTAACGATTTTCGCCTCCAGACGAAACGACCATCCTGAACAAATCCGGCCGGAAGTGTCCGCAGCAGGCGCCGGACCTGGTAGAAGAAGTCCCTGTAAAAAAAGAGGAACACACACAGTTTGTTCAGACCATTGCTCTCTTGCTGACCTTGAACATTCTCTTTTGAAGATAACCAAACTTGTccgcaccctcagcaaacgtcaaatcaaaacaaattgctgccggatctttctcCGGATCTCTCCCGTAAAAGATTCGGCAACAATTTTGTATGGCTTGAAGTTTGCGGAGAgtaccaaaaaaaggtaaacaaatcactttgtGCATCAACCAATAGCTTGGGAAATTTGCCTGCTGCTGTTGCGGGGCGATTCCGCCCTCTCCAAGTTCAACAAAACTCCTTATACTCACCCAAATATGAAAAAGTTCCGCCATCCCAGAGCCGTTCCGGTTCGATCACCCGGCAAATTTGTCCAAGACCGTGTTGGACAAACGCCGGATGTTGCCTTTTTCACGAACACACGCGATTTCACTAACACTTTTTCGATTAAACAGCGGCCAAACACGATCGACACAAACATGATCGAACACGCGCGCGATTGAAAACAAATGAGAGCTCGCCCCCACTCTAACGTTAGGGGGGCTGCGGGCGAGAAACGGGCATCGCCAGTGCCAGTTAAGACGCTTAAGCAAAGACACGcaccttaaaaatttaaatttttgtgttgcTCACTCACACCAATATCATTCGCGCTCGCCAGCACGCACACTGCCTCAATTATCGTAAcgcgcaaactgtcaaacattttTGTCTGCTTTTGACAAGTTTGTTGGCTAGcgcgttttttttcgttttacatTATTCAAGTGAAATTGAAGGTAAGTGGTTATATTAATTTATCATTTAAGCAATAAAAGCTTAATTTCCCGTCaacatgttttgtttatttcccCAGATTGTGGAACAACCCCCGGGGACGGCTTTGCCGCTTCCTCCTAAGCCACCTCTTCCAAGCGGTGCACCGCAGGCATCCCCGAAGACCCAAACGGCCACCGTGGCCCTGGCCAAACCAAGGAGGAAGAATGGTTCGTCCTCCAGGGCACGGTCATCAAAGAGAATCCAGCGCGGATGGCTGCCAAAGGAGGATGAGAAACAAAGGTAAGGCCAGCGGGAAGAGGTTAACTTGAACACAACCTGAGGAGTTTGTTTCGATTTACAGGACCGATTGATGCACCGGCAACAGTGGCGCTCTATCCGGATCGCGTTTCCGCAAATGGTTCTGCCGTGGTGCGAATTCGTACAAGCAGTCAAGCGAGTGAACTTTCTCCCTTCGGCAACAGTCGCTTCCCCCAGCAGCAGAACAAACGTCCAGTACGGCGTTCAAGTGCCTGGTCGACACAGCGGCCCAAAACCATGCCAGCAACTATCTGCTGACCCAGCTGCTCAACAAGAACCAGCAGAGCGAGATCTTGCGCCGCATGAAGAACGCCGAGGCCGACACAAACCAACTGCAACAGCAGCTGGCAAGTCAACAGCCGCGCATTCCGATCCCGCAAGAGCTGCAGTTCCACATCCAGAGCAACACACAGAACGTGCTGCTGCAAGACCAGCGCAGGATGCTGTACGAGTAGGCCGTCGAACCGACCGCTGCCAATTTATCCAGTCCTTTTGTCAGGGCAGAGCCAAACGACCGCCGGAGCAAACAAATTTACTGCGCCGTCGGCTGCTAACCAAATGTTCCCCGGCGGATCAACCGCGGCCGAGCTGTCCAACTCGCTGCAGCAGAGGATGCATCTCTAGCAACCCCTGGGACGTCATGCCGCCGGAGCCGGCCGTGGTCCGTCACCTGGAACCTCAACTGACAAGCTTAGAGTGCTGCGCATTTGttccttttttttccttcattttCCGAGAGAGAATTAACTTCTTGCAGGAAAGTAGTTTTGCTTGTTATGTTCAAATTTCTCAAttgttaactaaaaaaaaatacaaaaatacaaaaatacaaaaatacaaaaatacaaaaatacaaaaatacaaaaatacaaaaatacataaatacaaaaatacaaaaatacaaaaatacaaaaatacaaaaatacaaaaatacaaaaatacaaaaatacaaaaatacaaaaatacaaaaatacaaaaatacaaaaatacaaaaatacaaaaatacaaaaatacaaaaatacaaaaatacaaaaatacaaaaatacaaaaatacaaaaatacaaaaatacaaaaatacaaaaatacaaaaatacaaaaacacaaaaatacaaaagtacaaaaatacaaaaatgttaaaaaacacaaacacaaagaaacaacaccacaaaaatactaaacaataataaaatgaaacaaaaatataacataATATAAACACCAAatcagaaacataaaaaaatctaaaacccgAAGTACTGAAATGCTAAAATATGGAtaataaaattatagaaatacaaaaatacaaaaacgcaaaaatacaaaaatacaaaaatacaaaaatacaaaaatacaaaaatacaaaaatacaaaaatacaaaaatacaaaaatacaaaaatacaaaaatacaaaaatacaaaaatacaaaaatacaaaaatacaaaaatacaaaaatacaaaaatacaaaaatacaaaaatacaaaaatacaaaaatacaaaaatacaaaaatacaaaaatacaaaaatacaaaaatacaaaaatacaaaaatacaaaaatacaaaaatacaaaaatacaaaaatacaaaaatacaaaaatacaaaaatacaaaaatacaaaaatacaaaaatacaaaaatacaaaaatacaaacatacaaaaatacataaatacaaaaatacaaaaatacaaaaatacaaaaatacaaaaatacaaaaatacaaaaatacaaaaatacaaaaatacaaaaatacaaaaatacaaaaatacaaaaatacaaaaatacaaaaatacaaaaatacaaaaatacaaaaatacaaaaatacaaaaatacaaaaatacaaaaatacaaaaatacaaaaatacaaaaatacaaaaatacaaaaatacaaaaatacaaaaatacaaaaaatacaaaaatacaaaaatacaaaaatacaaaaatacaaaaatacaaaaatacaaaaatacaaaaatacaaaaatacaaaaatacaaaaatacaaaaatacaaaaatacaaaaatacaaaaatacaaaaatacaaaaatacataaatgcaaaaatacaaaaatacaaaaatacaaaaatacaaaaatacaaaaatacaaaaatacaaaaatacaaaaatacaaaaatacaaaaatacaaaaatacaaaaatacaaaaatacaaaaatacaaaaatacaaaaatacaaaaatacaaatatacaaaaatacaaaaaatacaaaaatataaaaatataaaaataaaaaaatataaaaatataaaaatataaaaatataaaaatacaaaaatataaaaatataaaaaaatcaaaatgctgtatgcaaaataatcaaaatgctgtgtgcaccaaaaaacaaaaacaaaaaatacaaattcaaaggtatacaaataaacaataatgaaaaaattaaacaaaagttaacTATATTTACTTATagtttaataaattaattaatttaatttaattctgccacatttaactaaattaaacaaaattttactaaattgagctccatttaacttaattttacttaattttactcattttaatcaaattgaactaaattctaattttttttgctaaacttaacatattttaactaaattttactaaattttactaaatttaactgaatttacctaaatttaattgaattgacTTAAATTCTACCCGATttgactaaattttactaaatataacttaatttaacgatttttttccgGTTGATTCTACCaattttaactaagtttatcttAATTCAACCCAATTGAACTTAATTCAacacaatttaactaaatttaaatcaattttgcgatgttgaataaaattttattaatattaattaattattaaattgaattcaacagAATTAAACATAAATTAACCAAGCTTAACTAAATTTAGCGAAACACTAGTCAAATTTactaaattcaacttaattttaccaaaatttagctaaattaaacataatttaacttaatttaagaaaatttaacttaattgaactaaattctacttaattttacataatttaatgtaatttgagTTAATTGATAGTTATCtctatttaactaattttatctACATTAATCCaagtttaagtaaatttaactcaattttactaaattaaagTGAATTCAGCTTATTAAGCTTAATACAATTTTATTTggtaattttactaaattaagcaaaattttactaaaaattaataaattttacttaatataacCTAATTTTACTTAAGTTCTGCCAAACTTAACTCAATCTTACTAAATATAATATAATTTAACAAGATTTGACTTTATTTTACTTGATTATATCAACTTTAACTTAGTTTATctcaatttaaataatttaataatttaatttaacaaagattattaaaagttattaaacttaactgaattcaacaaaataaaacatacaTTTACTAAACTTCACCAAATTTAAGTTTCTAAATTCACCTTATTAAacctaattcaactaaatttaggcaAATTTAAGTAATGTCAATAAATTCAGccatatttaacttaattatataaattttaacaaaatttaaataaattcaacaaattttacataaatttaacttaatttagcaaAAAATTTCTCTATTTAGccaaacttaacttaacttagttaaatttaactaaatttaaccacATTTAGgcaaattaaacataattttgcttaatttagcttaatttaactaaattcaacaaaatttatttaattttactgaattttacctagttttacaaaattaaatttaattcaacttaattgaaaataattcaactttttttaaactgattatattcaaatttagccaaatttaagagaattaaactaaatttaagtaaattcaACGAAATCAAGCTTAATcgaactaaatttatctaatttgaaataaataaactaaaattgtaatgaacttaaataaattttacttattttaactaaattttactaaatataactgaattcaactaattttaacttaatatacttaattaagccaaatttagaaataaattaaacaaaattttactaaacatAACGAAATGGTactaaatttgatcaaattttactaaatccaactaaattttattattttaactaaatttaattaaattttactaaatttaaatcaattaacttaaattagccaaagttaactaaattaaaataaattatgctAAGTTTCAcgaaacttaattaaattttactaaatttaattaaattatactgaatcaaactaaattttattattttaactaaatttaattaaattttactaaatttaaatcaatttaactaaattcaacaaaatgttaccaaattcaacttaatttaactaaatataactaaatgtATCTAAATCtaattcaatttaactaaattgaacttaatttcattaattttaaccTAATATAACTTATTTAGCCAAAgataactaaattgaaataaattgaattaaattacgCTAAGTTTTACGAAACAGTTAAATTTTACCtaatctaactaaattttactgattttaactaaatttaactaaattcaactatatttaattaaatcttacttaattcaattaaatataacaaaatttaattaagtttaacaaattgttaccaaattttactaaatataacttaatttaacaaagtttaacttaattgaaataaataaaggaaaattttacggaacataattaaattttacttaatcttactaattttcactaattttgcctaaatgttactaaattcaactatttttatttaaatttacctcaacttgactaaatttgactaaatctaacgaaatttaactaaatcttagtaaatctaactaaattcaactgaatttaactaaattcaactaaattttactaaattttactgaatttaacaaagtttaactaaatttaaataaataaggtgaaatttcatgaaacataattaaattttacttaatcttATTCTCATCtaaatttgacttattttgactaa
This is a stretch of genomic DNA from Culex pipiens pallens isolate TS chromosome 1, TS_CPP_V2, whole genome shotgun sequence. It encodes these proteins:
- the LOC128092435 gene encoding uncharacterized protein LOC128092435 isoform X2 produces the protein MVRPPGHGHQRESSADGCQRRMRNKGPIDAPATVALYPDRVSANGSAVVRIRTSSQASELSPFGNSRFPQQQNKRPVRRSSAWSTQRPKTMPATIC
- the LOC128092435 gene encoding uncharacterized protein LOC128092435 isoform X1, translated to MHRQQWRSIRIAFPQMVLPWCEFVQAVKRVNFLPSATVASPSSRTNVQYGVQVPGRHSGPKPCQQLSADPAAQQEPAERDLAPHEERRGRHKPTATAAGKSTAAHSDPARAAVPHPEQHTERAAARPAQDAVRVGRRTDRCQFIQSFCQGRAKRPPEQTNLLRRRLLTKCSPADQPRPSCPTRCSRGCISSNPWDVMPPEPAVVRHLEPQLTSLECCAFVPFFSFIFRERINFLQESSFACYVQISQLLTKKKYKNTKIQKYKNTKIQKYKNTKIHKYKNTKIQKYKNTKIQKYKNTKIQKYKNTKIQKYKNTKIQKYKNTKIQKYKNTKIQKYKNTKIQKYKNTKIQKHKNTKVQKYKNVKKHKHKETTPQKY